In Lolium rigidum isolate FL_2022 chromosome 7, APGP_CSIRO_Lrig_0.1, whole genome shotgun sequence, the DNA window tttggatggagttcggtggtagtgatgtgtaccacccgaaagccgatcctgtgagggactgtgagaagaacctcacgcgcaactcgtccgacgctgagatcgtgcccagctgtgccaaatatcggctcacatgctcgatggagctggacccatccgatccactaaacttcgtgaagtccgggagccgatatttgggtggcagcgggatcggttcgtagttgttggggtacggcttggtgtagccgaacgccttccttttcggcatcataccgaaccgatctttcagaattgcacaaatctgatccgctgtgatggctgaaggtgtcgaaccacgacggttcgccggggtggcatacttaaccagccatgcttgcttttccggttctaagccaactgcaggagctgtgctttggaggttcgtcggggtggcgtacttagccagccacgattgcttctcgggatcggctcctgaagttcctcctgccgttccagaggcccctgatattgccgccgggttcgagagtgcccaggcgttgcagtccggtacgtatgcgcacgcgtatccgtgcgggatctccttgggtgcctcgggtaggaattggtagtcactaggatcaccaccactcttgtagacgacgtatgccgatgagttcggcagttccggtgctgcccatgcgaacggtggggctggagtggcatctctcccttgaaagttcccagagctggtcccgatggagaataccggtggctcatgatctcctggacgacgcgcagagcgacacgctccaaagtgttcaccaggctctcagagtgttggtgtagcgaatgagccaccatgtagttgatctcctgccgtagcgacctggtgcgttcttcgacggggcggacggatccactccatcgagtgcgccttcaggtgtgaaacccttccacctgacgccatgggagcgggttcggtggaagtagccgatgagttcggcctcaagggttgccttgatctcgtcatgcttcttcttgagctcatcaggcagatcctcgtacgtgaccggagtgtcttccgccatctcggatgtagatggcgatgttgcggatgtcgaaggcggtcccaccgggcgtgccgagaatgtgttgacgtcgaaacccccggcgggcagagacggtcaacacggtagagccgggaacaactagggctgcggctggccccggtccctcggagcgacggcccgcaaagcctcctggtcgcacgcgccgatgccaagctgcaagggcgtgccacctgacctatacctggtcgggaaggtgtggatgatgcctcgcttagtttctgcgggggcacacacgtaaacattaaatacgagcctcgatcggctctcgaggttatcctgtgaatcggctcaaagagccgatccacccatgattcggacggggtgtccgaatatatggtggtcctgcttgatcaaggtaaagctaatgagatctacgacgatttagggttttcaccgcataatcggatcgtcctactccgagttgggcctcgcggccacgcacggtgatcgtaagccgatcctaaacaaggcctaaaaaccaacacgaggttgatccccggaacatcctgcttagggccaacgaacgacaccctacgtgccgctggatcctccccctttgtaaggcctaactattgcgagatattaaactaatccttgtagaacaaggagcaatcgtaacggatcagatctactaaactatgatcaagcggggtgccgcccctacacctaagataggtgtaagggcggctagacatgcaagggttgcactacgaaagcatgtaatatgaagaacaatgctaaccctaacatgtctaagataactacgttgctcgccatcaaaaaggcttcgatacgagcaacgcatgaacaacgtgggcgggcttgtgctgcctagatcgcaagatgcgatctaggcagcatgatgcttaccggtagaaaccctcgagacgaaggagttggcgatgcgccgagatttgtttgtggttgaacgttggttgttgtttattccataaaccctagatacatatttatagtccagcggactttctaacgtgggaataatcccaccgtgtacgagacaaactctaacttttaatctagatacaatctactataattaaagatacacgggcaatctagcccaaactctccgtgcaaggccgcttcagagatcttccacgtgtaatcttccaagcccatcctgatcgcggcccacctcctgatttggccaaaatctggtgataacaccagcaccagatgatgcctggcccctgtccacatggatacgaattttgccgaaccggcaagaagcattcaaagcaaaaaagaaatcccagatcgtcttcggaaattagtggaacaaatcttccctccgagttgttgaaatattcgaaatgaactgcatcgagagagctccaggtgtagttatcgtagatgttagctttgaaatccgttaacgagatggtggttgcaaccaccgcgagGAAGTTAAACCCGGTCttacagcgtttagaatcacgcgtaaagctagaatccgagCCTAACCACCGGTCGAAAAGCCGGtagctggatccatcctatttgaaaagcaacgcagttagttgagcaacaacgattggcgctcaaaaactgcctactgttaattcacatgggataggcagacgatgcttacccagatggaatccatgtgttagatccctccgattcccaatcttctccacggctggcgggaatagtctgcacaccagacggaattacaaagaggacaggggtagatccagatccggtggaggcggagcccgggggtggtggtgggggcggggccggctcggcggcggacgacgccataaggtaggtgggcgggatggcgtggcggcggagggcggtgtgtgagctcctccggtcTCGGACggagggaaagctttgggtcggctcttccagtcaatagtcaacacatttcgaaagcaacggtcaagtcaaaaccaccgcggctccctagccgtcaccggtaacggaaggcctgcgaacaggacggcaaccctcccgtccgagcctctgaaaggggtttcaaactagagggaggggaaaactgaggaaaagttaagaggctggggaaaactgagtacaactaacgaaccaggggcacgaaactagaaatcccaaaATAATATTACTAGCaccaaggttggaaaaagcgcTAGGCGGTAGGCGGGCGGTGAACCTCTGCCTAGCGCCTAGTCTGCTTAAGCGTAGCCTAGGCGTGGCTAGGCGTTTGCAGCATTTCGAGTCAGAAAAAGGACATCATgatatgtttttttattttttagatgcaTTGTGAatggaaaataatattttgtAAACCACTTAAAGAAATATTCCAATTTTACTAAAAATGGTATTATGGACAGAGAAGTTTGTTTTAAAGGCAATACTACATAATTTAGTAGTTACCAAACAAGCAGCTGCGTTTTTGAATGGCTGGTACTTGTCCTCACATGTTCTATAAAACGTTGTTGTCAAACAAATCTAGAGTGCAAAAAAATTTGTTTGTACTCTCATCAACCATGGAAATCATAAGACAAATCACACCAGCACATAATCTAATATGAGCATTTGTACTCTCATCAACCACACAAATCATAAGACAAATCACGCCAATACAtaatctattataaatatatAATACTAGATGAGCAATGCAAGCCCCGTGCACAATATAGTTCTCACACATGGAGCTGGTACTCATTTGCTAGATCATAAGAAAGATGTAGTAAAACGTATAAAAGCACCTGGGCGCCATACACACTAAGCTCGAAAGGAACAGATCCACACAAGTTCACACGTGATAGTTCAACACATAAAAGGAAGATAAGGCATAACTTAAGTAATTGGAAAAAAAAACTCATGCACGACCTCCTCAATAGTCATCTGCATCATCTGGATGcttctcttcttcatcatcaaactCTTCTTCTTCCGAATCAAATTCCTCAGCTTCATAAAGTTGTCTTAGTCTTGCACTTCTACGTGGCCCAGGTTGTTCATCGACTTCCATTGGTACTGTATTATCCATCCCTTCCTCGTCCTCATCCCTATAGATGACCACCGCACAATCATCTCCTCCTTCAAAAAGAAATCCTTGAGCTTCAGTAGTTTCGGTGGAAAATAGGACATCGACAATCTTCTTTTCCTTGATCATCTGTTTCTTGGCCATCATTCTTGAATTAAATTGTATGAAAGATAGATCATTTAGGCGTTCTGTAGTCAGCCTATTTCTTTTCTTTGTATGAATCTACAACAGAAAACATGAGATTTAATTTGACGTGGTTGACAAACTGAAACTTCATATTAGAGAGTTAGGGACTAACATTTTCAAAGGTACTCCAATTCCTTTCACAAGCTGAAGCACCTGAGGTCAATGACAAGATTCTAATAGCCATCCTCTGTAGAGTTGGCACTTCATTTCCGTAGAGTTTCCACCAAGATGCTAGCAATGAGAGTAGAGAAAAAGGATCAGCCAAACAAAGAAGATGGCAAGCTGTGAAAGTTTAAATATCTATTAGATAGATTGGACTACCACATAATCATAATACATACCTGCATTATATTCAAAGTTTTGACACGTTCTCGCGAGCTTTTTTGCAAATGATCCTTCTCTATTCTGGAATTTCCTCAATTCCACATTTACAGCTTGATCTTGTTTGGAATCATCACCATGATAAAAGGTCTCCACACAACTGATGAACCCTTCAGTTATTGTGCCATCATCAAATATGTTAGTATCAGCATAACTATAATAAGGATTCAGCAAGTATGCAGCCAAGTGCAATGGAGAATCAAGTCGATCTTTCATCTTTTTCTCAACAACATCAATCACATCTTTGTAACGGGATGCCACATTCCCATATACTTCCTTGATCTCTTTCTTTGCCTTAACTATTTCTCCATAAACAAAACCCATAGATGGCTTGACATCCCCATCAACCAAACGAAGGACTTTTACCAAAGGCTCAAAAACATTCAAGCAAAGCTTCACATCTTTCCAAAAAGGCATGCTCATAATCGTGGCTGTTGCCGCCTTACCATTTTTTGATTTAACTTCTCGCAGACTATCCCATCTACCATCAACAACCATCTTCCTTAGTTGATCCTTCTTGTCTAGAAGGCTTTCCAAAGTTAGATAAGCAAAAGCAAATCTAGTGACCCCTGGCCTTATGATCTCTTTCCCTGAAGAGAAGTGGCGCATGCAGTCCAAGGTCCGTGTGTGCCCATACACAAAGATGGTGAATGTTTTTGCTTTGTCAAGTACCTTCGTGAACCTTGGAAGGTTTCCAATTCCTTGCAGCATCAAGTTAATGGTGTGTGTCGCACAAGAGCTCCAAAACATGTTTGGCCTCTTCTCCAATAGTATCTTCTTTGCTCCCATATTGTTCGAGGCATTGTCTGTCACTACTTGCACCACATGTTCTGGGCCTATTTCCTCAATTCCTTCATCCACTAGCTGAAATATTACTTCACTTGTGTGGGATACAGCTGACATCTCCTTTGACTTGATAAAACTTGATCCATCTGCACAATTTGTGCACAAATTCATTATGCTTCTCCTCTTCCTATCTGACCAAGCATCAGTCATTATGGAGCAGCCATTCTTCATCTTTTCAGCATCACGTTCCTGCAGCAAACTCTTCACTCTTGCATGCTCCTCACTCAACAAAGTCTCCCGAAGGTCATGTTTAGAAGGTGGCTCAAATCCGGGGCCAAATCTCCCAATGGCTTCACACATTAACTTGAAATCATCATTATCACAAGCGTTGAATGGTATAGCTGCAAATACAATACATACAAGATTAGTAACTTACTAAATAAATAGTTAAAGTTGCAAAGTAGTGAATAATAAATGTAAGTGGGGATAAAAATAATTACCATGATTGTACATCCATCTAGCCACATACTGTTGCACTTCATGAGTTCTCTTTTTCCAAAGTTCCTTGTTTATCTTCTGTTGATGCAGAGCTTCAGCTTGAGTCAATTTAGGATCAATAGGACGTGTCCACTTGTCAAGCGGACCTAACTTGTGTGGTTCCGATCTTCCAGCAACATCAACTTCTTCATCCCCAACACGGGAAATATTCACACTATCTCTAATCTCTAGCTCACGGATAGTCTTTTCCCTTCTCTTCTTAGATGCCTCCTCGAGAGATTTCTTGCACCTATCTTTAGCTTCCTGTGAGCTTTTCTTGCATTTTGCCACAGCATTACTAACATGAGCCACATGCTGCTTCAAACGATAAATTCCTCCAGTGCTCACATGGTTACAAAACAAACACTTCACTTTATCCAAATTGGAAGGATCAATTAGACTCCCATACTCCCATCCTACATCATCTGACTTCCTCTTCAGAACATTTTCTTGCTATGATGTTGTTGCATTCATCGCAGACATCCTACAAATACTCAAGCAAACAACAAGCAATAGTTAAGTAATTGACATTGATAATGCACAAAAGGAGGGACCAAAATTATCGAAGTCCAGTAATTGACAACACACAAGTAACCATGCTGCATTCATCTCAGACACGTAAGGAGCGGAACAGAACAATTATCTCTATCCAAAAGCAGGGTTGCATATTCAGGTAATGTATTTAGAAAGGAAGACAACAAAATTCAACTAAGAGTAGATATACTTTCATCGCACAAGGAGTTTGGATATTTGCATTGTACTGAGAATAATGAAAAGAAAATCTATACACATCGTACTAGTAAATATACGTTGCTAAAAAATCATGGCCTTGTGTACTTTGGAAAACACCTAGTATTACAGTTTTTATATGGCAGGAGCAGATCTTAATTAGTAACAGATTGTTTGAGGCCACCCGTGCATGTACAGAGCAAAAGTTTACACTTATACTGCTAAGCTTGATCGCTGTGTGTCTAGTTAATTCGTACTTTTACGCCTGAATATGATATCTGCAGTTGTGTGAAATAATAAAGTATGCATTTGCATTATTTTCTAATTACCAATAAATCTTGTGTCCAATGCTATTTAAAAGATGTGCATGCCATGTCAAAAGATTATTCGAACAAAGTAGTAAAACAGGCTTCTTTCTTCGGCTTCGTTGTAGGAAAGAAAATTTGATTAAGATTTAAGAAAAATAGTGACGTTGCAGTGACTGAACTGAAGGGTACTCTGAAATTACAGAGCATGGAAGCTTGGAAATTAAAGGGCATAAGTTCGTGTCGCTACTTCTTATGAGGAAGAAAGTCTCCTTTGTTTTGCTCGGTTCTAAATATTCAGCACAACTAGTAGTGATGGAATTCACAATATTTTGGTTTTCTACAGATCGGCTGGGGAGAACCATCGGAGGCAGGAAACTGCGCATGGAGGGCTATAAACTACAGTCAGAACAGTACAATGTCCGTCCAAATCAATTAGCATAAGCCTGTACCAAACTTGCTACAGTTTTTGGGATATATTAGAAACGAACTACCAATCCAGTGGGGCGGGCGGGGAATCACTACCGGTACATCTAGAAAATCAACCTGTAATCCCTACTCGAGATGAAGCACCCACGCATAGCAAAAACAGCAGAAGAGAACGGAGGGAATCAGTATCGGTACATCTAGAAAATCAACTTGTAATCCAGAATCGAGATGAAGCACCCACGCATAGCAAAAACAGTAGAAGAAAACGAACGGAGGACAGCCAGACCTCAGGTTTTGGTCGCACTGAGATGGTGAGGAAGAAGTTCCGGCGGCGAGAGGACGAAACGACGACGAAAAGTTTAAGCCGCCACCCTTCCTGTTGCCCCCAAAACCTAGATTGATCTGGCTCCTTTCCGCTTTATATATTGCTGGGAGGATTCCCAAAATCCTCTCGCCGTCTTGCCGCAATCTACTCCCAATCTTGCCGTTCTTCTCGCGCCTGATTTCATCTCTCGTACAATTGTTGCCGCTTCGTCTTCAGACCGccgagctccgcctcctcgccgcttTGGCTCGCCTCCTCGCGCCTACGCGTGCGCCCTTATCCGCTGAAGCGGTTGGCCCGCCTACAGTGCCGATTAGGCCCAAAGCTAGGCGATGGTCTGCCGCTGAGCGCTTCAGCGCGCGGAGGCGCCCGCTGAATTACGCTTTTTCCAACCTTGACTAGCACACACCAATAAGATTTGATATAATTCTAACATGTAACTAATAGTTGTTAGTTTTAGTATcatatgacatggttaatgattactattTATAAacatcaaaagaataacttttgaagaacatgttaattaggaAGTAATAAGTATTTCAAGTAGAAACTATTTACTTCTATGATTACCATTGTTCTCAATTGAGTTTCCTAATTATGTGTTATATGGAgcacaacaaagttggattgaGTTCCTAGTCATGTAATGTTTGCATGGTTTGGTTAAGCAAGGGTATATTAGGCAATTGATTATAAATGGTGGCTACCATGGTTGGTTATATCTTACTGGTGATAGATAACTAGgctttataggtcctattaggcagggttgttGATTACTCTATatctacttcaaaagaataaattttgaagaacatattacttaaATAGTAAGAAGCATTTTAATTAAGTCTTATGGgtcctagggtttgctattggatccactaagtaaggaatagctGGTGCCTAAACAAGATGGTCTATAAATCTCTAGTACTTGTAGGGTTCAATTGAACATAAACACCTAGAGGAAATTACTACACATGTTGTTATTTTGGTTGATCACAATGGTATCATACCAAAGATTGATGACTAGGGTTGATGGCTAATGATTATTAGGTTTGGTACCATGCTTCTAATGGAACAATATTGGATGATATAACTAACAAGCTATTTCCAAATTTCTAGTATAAGGTTAGGTGTTATAGGATACCTAAATAATACTCCTAACATATGGTATAGTGTTGACCTCATACTTAAGGTCTAATCCTAAAGGTCGTACTTGTAATTATCAAACATGGTCATGCAAATTAAGTCAAACAATTCCATTTGGCTCAAACATGTGTAAGAGTATGACCTAAAGTGTTGTTAAAGTTTTTGTGTCTTCAGATGTGATACAAATTCCCATTGTAGAGTTATAACAACTCATATCATATTTAGGTTTGAGAAGGTATAAGAATTTCCTAAAGTATATTTGATTTAACTTACCAATTTTTGTTAAGGAAAACATTCCTTACAAATATAATTTAAGACTAATTAATATTTATGGAATTATTTTCATATGCTATTTTTTAATAAAATTCTCATACTAGGTTTTATTTTACTAAATCATTTTTAACTTATTTTGGAAATATTTATTACATGATTAAGGTGAAATAATATTTCCAACATTTTTACAATTCAGTTAACTATTTTTATCAGCTTTAAAGTATTAAAATTGAATTAAAATCTACAAGAGTTTAGTTtaatgaataatttaatttaagTTTCAATATTAATTTGTTACTTGATTATGGTACTTTTTAGAATTTAGAAATCGACTTCTAGTTATGGTCAAATATTTGTTTGTATTTTTAAAAGTTGTTTTATACTTTGGCATTAATTGTGTAAAATTAGAAACACACAAATACAACTAGTATGTAACTTGATGTGCTAGTACTAAACACATTTGTATGCATGGACATTACACACACTAGTGGCTGGGGCGCCCCTTAGGGCGCCTCCTAGCTGGTCAGGTGCATCCTAATCAACGTCCCAGTCATGCCCAATCTTTGATCCATACTTCTTTATATATAAACAGATCTTAATAGGTAGTACAAATATTTAGTAATTTTGCAACATTGAAGTAAAAGCTAATCCTTATTATGGCATACCATGTGGTACACTCGATGAATAAATCTAAAGGAGAAAAAAACACGCATTTAACGTTCCAGGGCACAAGAGGCTCCTGCTCCAACCTCAAACAAGAAAGCTCTGCACCGAACCAATATAACATCATTACCTGTAACATGTGTTGATCGGTTAGAGATAGCCCTGAAGAAATTAGAAAGGACCAAAAGAGTACATTATTAGACAGATATTCACAGCATGGATAATTATTACGAGGCATGTATGCATTCATATTTATCTACACTTTTTGGCATATCATAAAATTCAAAATTTCAGACTTTACATGGCAGTATTTTAGAGGAAAAAATAGCAATTTTTACCACTGAATGTGCATAGAGAGATTTCAATAAATGCTGCTCTATTGGCTGGTTAATATGACCTTCAGCTGAAGCAAGGGAGGCAGTAGTTTTGGACGAGAAAGGCTTTGCGAGACAGCAGTTTAAAGGCTATTATGGTCTACCTTTGCCCGATGTGTTTCATCACCATTCATAACTAAAAAAGGAATGCATGTAAGAATTATTGGTCAGCGTACATACCTTTTCCATGATAAGACAGATTTTGCACTTCGGGTGGAACCTTAGATCAAAATAACATCACATGTGCCACTGAAGTTGTTCGCTCATAGAACCATCATCAGGTCCAAACATTAGGTGTCCTCACTGATTAGGATTCCATCTGGCATGTATGAGATATCTCTTTTCAGTAGCTTGAGAATCTGAACAATTTCCATGTTATACAAACATTTGGTTCATAGTTAGACTATATAGTAGGGAGTAGGGACACGACAATATATTTTGTTCACGATTCTATCAGTCGGTACAGGTTCCAATATGTACTTAATTTACATCAAAAGTATAAGCTAGCACAAAAATAAACAACGTGTGTGTTGACCTGGTGATGATGGTACTGCAGAACTTCACTGGAGCAAATCCGGCAAGCTGAACTAAGCTGATTGCTCTCTTGTGcattttgatataaaaatcaTCTCAAACCCCACAACCAGCCGCGTCTTGCTAAAAGAAATCCAATAAATTACATTTACCCGCATGATTTAACGAATGATGTTTCATGCAGTCACAGCTAGCCATATCTGCATCAGTGTCAAACAAGAATCAACGAGCATAAAGAAATTATCCTATTTGGAGTACATCTATTTCATGGATAAAAGAGGAAACAAAACATAATTAAGTGGGCAAATGGACAAAAATATTCAAGATCTACGGCTATACTGGATTTTCAATAAATAGTTTCCATTCTAAACAGTAAATGCAACCATAGGTTAACAGACAAGGAAAGTGTATAGACACCATGGAAGCCACACCTTGTACCTACGATAATCCACAACTGAAATGAAAAATAGAAGGCTAACAATACAAATCACGGCTTGAAATGCAATGCATTTTCAGTAAGCATGACTGAAATAATAGAATAGCCTCTACGTGCTACTAAATATACATAATAGCTATAGGTCACTTGCGTGGGAACTAAAGAGCATAATGGGGTAATGGCCATGTACTGCCTCACACAACATGGCAAACCAGCAATAGACTAAATCATATGTTTCGATCACTTTCAGCATAAGAAATAAGCAAGAAAATACAATAGCTATATTACCTGATTTTTGACGTGGAAGTAAGCTCAC includes these proteins:
- the LOC124670328 gene encoding uncharacterized protein LOC124670328; translation: MYNHAIPFNACDNDDFKLMCEAIGRFGPGFEPPSKHDLRETLLSEEHARVKSLLQERDAEKMKNGCSIMTDAWSDRKRRSIMNLCTNCADGSSFIKSKEMSAVSHTSEVIFQLVDEGIEEIGPEHVVQVVTDNASNNMGAKKILLEKRPNMFWSSCATHTINLMLQGIGNLPRFTKVLDKAKTFTIFVYGHTRTLDCMRHFSSGKEIIRPGVTRFAFAYLTLESLLDKKDQLRKMVVDGRWDSLREVKSKNGKAATATIMSMPFWKDVKLCLNVFEPLVKVLRLVDGDVKPSMGFVYGEIVKAKKEIKEVYGNVASRYKDVIDVVEKKMKDRLDSPLHLAAYLLNPYYSYADTNIFDDGTITEGFISCVETFYHGDDSKQDQAVNVELRKFQNREGSFAKKLARTCQNFEYNAASWWKLYGNEVPTLQRMAIRILSLTSGASACERNWSTFENIHTKKRNRLTTERLNDLSFIQFNSRMMAKKQMIKEKKIVDVLFSTETTEAQGFLFEGGDDCAVVIYRDEDEEGMDNTVPMEVDEQPGPRRSARLRQLYEAEEFDSEEEEFDDEEEKHPDDADDY